In the genome of SAR324 cluster bacterium, one region contains:
- a CDS encoding carbohydrate ABC transporter permease, producing MPAKDIYAWPPKLFPSPGTINNYIKIFNSSPELLRYILNSTIIAVFTTVTIILFGGLAAYALVRIKFRGSFSIMLGMLGVSMFPNIAILPAIFIVFKNLNLINSYPSLIIAHTGLFITMAIWILANYIRTIPFEIEDAAKIDGCGPFDIFWRIILPLSKPGIFATSLIVFIFSWNEFPLSLVLLHDNDMRTAPVGISLYPGEYSFPWETISTATFLSIIPVLIITGIFQKQIIGGLTSGSNK from the coding sequence ATGCCGGCTAAAGATATTTATGCTTGGCCACCGAAATTATTCCCTTCCCCTGGTACAATTAATAATTATATAAAGATTTTTAATAGTTCCCCTGAACTACTAAGATATATCCTAAATAGTACCATTATTGCTGTATTTACTACAGTCACAATTATTTTATTTGGTGGCCTAGCTGCTTACGCACTTGTAAGAATAAAATTTAGAGGTAGTTTTTCGATTATGCTCGGTATGCTAGGTGTTTCAATGTTTCCGAACATTGCAATACTACCAGCAATTTTTATAGTCTTTAAAAATTTGAATCTTATTAATTCCTATCCATCTTTAATTATAGCTCATACTGGTTTATTTATCACTATGGCCATATGGATTTTAGCAAATTATATTCGTACCATACCTTTTGAAATTGAAGATGCTGCCAAGATTGATGGATGTGGTCCATTTGATATATTTTGGAGAATAATACTCCCTTTATCTAAACCAGGTATTTTTGCTACTAGTCTGATTGTATTTATTTTTTCTTGGAATGAGTTTCCACTTTCATTAGTTCTTCTCCATGACAACGATATGCGAACAGCACCTGTCGGCATATCTCTTTATCCTGGCGAGTACTCATTCCCTTGGGAGACCATTAGTACGGCAACGTTTCTATCTATTATTCCTGTTTTGATCATTACAGGAATTTTTCAAAAGCAAATTATTGGTGGACTTACTTCAGGATCTAACAAATAA
- a CDS encoding SDR family NAD(P)-dependent oxidoreductase, with amino-acid sequence MFESKNILITGAGRGIGRALAIAFAKEGAFVGCLARTHEEVFSTVKDIEISGGSAEALIADVSDFDSVSKSISSFGSSHQCIDILFLNAGISVDRERLENSNPANWKKVIDVNLIGAYYCSFAALPYLKKANHAKIITIGSGLGHSGEVGNSAYCVSKAGLWMLTKVLGEELKPHQISVNELIPGPVKTYQSSQRSNDPNDSLFDPNKEWIKEPDDVIPLAFFLASQPPQGPSSQTFSLTRRKI; translated from the coding sequence ATGTTTGAATCTAAGAACATATTAATTACAGGTGCTGGGCGTGGAATTGGACGCGCTCTGGCAATTGCATTCGCCAAAGAAGGTGCATTTGTTGGGTGCCTCGCGCGTACCCATGAGGAGGTCTTCTCAACTGTCAAAGATATAGAAATTTCTGGTGGCAGTGCAGAAGCATTGATTGCAGATGTAAGTGATTTTGATTCAGTTTCTAAATCCATTTCTTCTTTCGGTTCTTCTCATCAATGCATAGACATTCTATTCCTAAACGCTGGGATTTCAGTAGATCGTGAGAGACTTGAAAATAGTAATCCAGCTAACTGGAAAAAAGTTATTGATGTTAATTTAATCGGAGCCTATTACTGTTCTTTTGCAGCTTTGCCTTACCTCAAAAAAGCTAATCATGCTAAAATTATCACGATTGGTTCGGGACTTGGCCACTCTGGTGAGGTAGGCAATTCAGCATATTGTGTTTCGAAAGCTGGTCTCTGGATGTTAACAAAGGTGCTTGGTGAAGAATTAAAACCTCATCAAATCTCAGTCAATGAGTTGATCCCAGGCCCTGTCAAAACATATCAAAGTAGTCAGAGATCTAATGACCCCAATGACTCACTTTTTGATCCAAACAAGGAGTGGATCAAAGAACCTGATGATGTTATCCCCCTAGCTTTTTTTCTAGCCTCCCAACCTCCGCAAGGCCCTTCATCCCAAACCTTTAGTTTGACTCGCCGAAAAATCTAA
- a CDS encoding MFS transporter — translation MLLALIECWQKNPIHQALAQYPYRKYALSNIPNLLGLWIQRTKVGWLTWEMTHSGFWLGAISMAELAPSLLLAPVAGVFADRYSRIKVL, via the coding sequence ATGCTGCTAGCTTTGATCGAATGCTGGCAGAAAAATCCGATCCACCAGGCACTGGCCCAGTATCCCTACCGCAAATACGCACTCAGCAACATCCCCAACCTGCTGGGACTCTGGATACAACGTACTAAGGTTGGTTGGCTCACCTGGGAAATGACCCATTCCGGTTTCTGGCTGGGGGCGATTTCAATGGCTGAACTGGCTCCCTCCCTGCTGCTGGCTCCTGTAGCAGGAGTCTTTGCAGACCGGTACAGCCGCATCAAGGTACTTTGA
- a CDS encoding phosphoribosylaminoimidazolecarboxamide formyltransferase, translated as MTIQRSYHPLFPLKYGCNPHQQPAALLSTGQSPLPFEVLNGRPGYINLLDALNAWQLVWELDQSLNLPTAASFKHVSPAGAAVGTPLSEVLEEVYDCQDKDLSELAVAYLRARGADPLSSFGDFIALSRKVDLSTAKIIRTQVSDGLIAPAFEPEALEILKAKKGGSYVVLQADPEYTAPDEEFREIYGVVFQQQRNNLLLNAENLLGELVTENKNLPTNAQRDLVLAAITLKYTQSNSVGYALDGQMIGIAAGQQSRIDCTKLAGSKADLWFLRQHPKVRSLPFADGVKAVDRTNAQVGYIEGEMTPLEKQAWLQLFNQPPLLLDSEQKQEWLTQLQGVALASDAFFPFRDNLDQASRHGVKYVVQPGGSNRDEQVITAANEYGMTMAFSKIRLFHH; from the coding sequence ATGACCATACAACGTTCATATCACCCCCTGTTTCCTCTCAAGTATGGCTGTAATCCACATCAGCAACCAGCAGCCCTGCTATCAACGGGGCAATCTCCGTTACCGTTTGAGGTGCTCAATGGCCGACCAGGCTACATCAACCTCCTGGATGCCCTGAACGCCTGGCAGTTGGTTTGGGAGTTGGATCAGTCCCTGAACCTGCCCACTGCAGCTTCCTTCAAGCACGTTAGCCCAGCAGGAGCCGCTGTCGGCACTCCACTTAGTGAAGTTCTTGAAGAAGTCTATGACTGCCAGGATAAGGACCTGAGTGAGTTGGCTGTGGCCTATCTACGGGCACGGGGTGCCGATCCCTTATCGTCCTTTGGTGACTTCATCGCACTGAGTCGCAAGGTCGACCTTTCGACGGCAAAGATCATTCGTACCCAGGTTTCTGATGGCCTGATTGCGCCAGCGTTTGAACCAGAGGCTCTAGAAATCCTGAAAGCTAAAAAAGGGGGCAGTTATGTGGTCTTACAGGCTGATCCTGAATATACAGCCCCGGATGAGGAATTTCGTGAAATCTATGGAGTGGTCTTTCAACAACAGCGAAATAATCTGCTGCTGAACGCTGAGAACTTACTGGGGGAGCTTGTTACTGAGAACAAGAACCTACCCACCAACGCTCAACGTGATCTGGTACTCGCTGCGATCACGCTGAAGTACACACAGTCCAATTCGGTCGGTTATGCACTGGATGGACAGATGATTGGTATTGCAGCAGGCCAGCAGAGCCGTATTGACTGTACGAAGCTCGCTGGAAGCAAGGCTGATCTATGGTTCCTACGACAACACCCCAAGGTACGATCCCTACCCTTTGCGGATGGAGTGAAAGCAGTGGACCGTACAAATGCGCAGGTAGGGTATATTGAAGGGGAAATGACTCCACTAGAAAAACAAGCGTGGCTCCAGCTCTTCAATCAACCCCCTCTCTTGCTGGATTCTGAGCAAAAACAGGAATGGCTTACTCAACTCCAGGGGGTGGCTCTAGCTTCTGATGCTTTCTTCCCTTTCCGAGACAACCTAGATCAGGCCTCTCGGCATGGTGTGAAATATGTGGTACAGCCTGGAGGAAGCAACCGGGATGAGCAGGTCATTACAGCCGCCAATGAGTATGGAATGACCATGGCCTTCTCCAAGATTCGGCTCTTCCATCATTGA
- a CDS encoding sugar ABC transporter permease yields MALKKRSYLQLDYIKLHRNTRIGYLFVLPSLLVVIFVLVYPVIQAFLYSLKPEYSENSEWSFENYANLISDDRFVESFNNTLIFTFFTIPAELIFGLVIAVLLNKEFKFRGIVRVAILFPWALPTALNAIMWRWMFNTEFGIINYGLISIGLIENQLNWLGKEPLAMIAMMSVSTWKTSSFMALLLLAGLQTIPKDLYESAKTDGASDLKSFFYITLPLLTPAIIVSLLLRTMDALRVFELPFNFTDGGPLNTTETISLYSYRVLFEFVEFNYGSSMVIVQFILIMIMSLIYIKSIKNIDY; encoded by the coding sequence TTGGCACTGAAAAAAAGATCTTACTTGCAACTAGACTACATTAAATTACATCGTAATACTCGAATTGGTTATCTGTTTGTTCTTCCATCACTGCTAGTCGTTATCTTCGTTCTTGTATACCCTGTAATACAAGCTTTCCTCTATAGCCTTAAGCCAGAATATAGTGAAAATAGTGAATGGTCTTTTGAGAATTATGCCAATTTAATCAGCGATGATCGATTTGTTGAGTCGTTCAATAATACATTGATTTTCACTTTTTTCACCATACCAGCAGAATTAATTTTTGGGTTAGTCATTGCAGTTTTATTAAATAAAGAATTCAAATTTAGAGGTATTGTTAGAGTTGCCATCTTATTTCCGTGGGCATTACCAACTGCGTTAAATGCGATAATGTGGAGATGGATGTTTAACACTGAGTTTGGAATAATTAACTACGGATTAATAAGTATTGGATTAATTGAAAATCAGCTAAACTGGCTTGGCAAAGAACCACTGGCTATGATCGCAATGATGTCTGTTTCTACATGGAAGACCAGCTCATTCATGGCACTTTTACTCCTAGCTGGATTACAAACAATCCCCAAAGATTTATATGAAAGTGCAAAAACTGATGGAGCCAGTGATCTTAAATCCTTTTTTTACATTACACTACCCTTGTTAACTCCAGCAATTATTGTTTCTCTATTACTGAGAACTATGGATGCACTTAGAGTTTTTGAACTCCCATTTAATTTTACTGATGGTGGACCACTAAATACGACAGAAACTATTTCATTATATTCATATCGTGTCCTTTTTGAATTTGTTGAATTTAATTATGGATCTAGTATGGTAATTGTTCAATTTATTCTGATTATGATCATGAGTTTGATATATATTAAATCAATAAAAAATATTGATTATTAA
- a CDS encoding ABC transporter substrate-binding protein yields the protein MRMIKLFTIFFLVFQYASIAFSAETEITISIGPRGFGEMTPRLIEEFMKENPQIKVNWQKISDVPNESRKLYVTNFTAESEKPDIISVDVIWPGDFAKRGWIAPLNDLFTQAELSKYNQSFAEAATVDGKLYAIPLYIDGTHLFYRSDLLKKYGFKAPKTWEELISQSKTILEGEKNPELVGFVNMWAKIEGLFMNWLTFFYGAGGKFFDEQGKIAVNSPEGVKAMQAMVDILHKHKIANESILTFKPNDARVLFQQERAVFLMVQDFVISPLSADDSPVKNKFKITRNPYFEGNENSHSTTIGGYLLAINQFSEHKEAAAKLIKYFTKYESQLESAKVSNKAPTINAVYQDPSLKGSVLQILGANYKVGVVRPSAETGERYSRVSQIMQAEITEALHQRKTPAKAMEDAENQIKRFLPSERK from the coding sequence ATGAGAATGATTAAATTATTCACAATATTCTTTTTAGTATTTCAATATGCTTCAATAGCATTCAGTGCAGAGACAGAAATAACAATATCAATTGGACCAAGAGGTTTTGGTGAAATGACACCAAGACTAATTGAAGAATTTATGAAAGAAAATCCTCAAATAAAAGTAAATTGGCAAAAGATTTCTGACGTACCTAATGAATCAAGAAAGTTATATGTTACAAATTTTACGGCTGAAAGCGAAAAGCCTGACATCATTTCAGTTGATGTTATTTGGCCAGGTGATTTTGCAAAAAGAGGATGGATAGCACCGTTAAATGATCTATTCACACAGGCAGAGCTAAGCAAGTACAATCAAAGTTTTGCTGAAGCAGCAACAGTAGATGGAAAACTGTATGCAATTCCACTTTATATAGATGGTACACATTTATTTTATCGCAGCGATTTATTGAAAAAATACGGATTTAAAGCGCCCAAAACCTGGGAAGAGTTGATAAGCCAATCGAAAACAATCCTAGAAGGGGAGAAAAATCCTGAATTAGTTGGATTTGTAAATATGTGGGCGAAGATTGAAGGTCTATTTATGAATTGGCTAACATTCTTCTATGGAGCTGGTGGAAAGTTCTTTGACGAGCAAGGCAAAATTGCGGTAAATAGTCCTGAAGGTGTAAAAGCAATGCAAGCAATGGTTGATATATTACACAAGCATAAAATCGCAAATGAAAGCATACTTACATTTAAGCCAAATGATGCAAGGGTTCTATTTCAACAGGAGAGAGCAGTATTTTTGATGGTACAAGATTTTGTAATAAGTCCTCTGAGTGCTGATGATTCTCCAGTCAAGAACAAATTCAAAATAACAAGAAATCCATATTTTGAAGGAAATGAGAATAGTCATTCTACTACGATAGGTGGATATTTATTAGCAATAAATCAGTTCTCAGAGCACAAGGAGGCCGCTGCAAAGCTAATCAAATATTTCACAAAGTATGAATCGCAATTAGAATCTGCAAAAGTTTCAAATAAAGCACCAACAATCAATGCAGTATACCAAGATCCTTCTCTGAAAGGTTCAGTTCTGCAAATTCTTGGAGCAAACTATAAGGTTGGAGTCGTCAGGCCATCAGCTGAAACTGGTGAACGCTATAGTAGAGTCTCCCAAATTATGCAGGCAGAAATTACAGAAGCACTGCATCAACGGAAAACACCAGCAAAAGCAATGGAGGATGCAGAAAACCAGATTAAACGATTCCTTCCTAGTGAAAGAAAATAA
- a CDS encoding Hsp33 family molecular chaperone HslO: MELLESRIYTFVDSTKRFAFYFLEGQQLIQELALIHPLQGGGFAYFRDVVLSFMPMLALLKHGEQLGLYLDAEDPYLRVKLEITAGGHVRCLLMPEDLKEFPERITGIVRVRKSFQNAKEPYNSIIEVNGVSLRSIINQVLERSYQFNSLVRVSQNSDQSYLVLQLPGLPGDTEIDHTSEALLHFDELYGPRLADLMNRGLQQPEELAVYFQELQFQPMGARTVQYHCNCSQERMLANLQSLYINEGKALFEPGQAHLEVTCEYCKSRFEIARTEIEAIPPLYN; encoded by the coding sequence ATGGAGCTGCTCGAAAGCCGCATCTACACCTTCGTTGATTCGACCAAACGCTTTGCCTTTTATTTCCTCGAAGGACAGCAACTGATCCAGGAACTGGCCTTGATCCATCCTCTACAGGGGGGGGGCTTTGCTTACTTTCGGGATGTTGTGCTGAGTTTCATGCCCATGCTGGCCTTGCTCAAGCACGGAGAACAGCTTGGCCTGTACCTCGACGCTGAAGATCCGTATCTTCGGGTTAAACTCGAAATCACAGCAGGAGGACATGTTCGTTGCTTGCTGATGCCAGAAGACCTCAAAGAGTTTCCAGAACGCATCACTGGCATTGTCCGAGTGCGCAAGAGTTTCCAGAACGCCAAGGAGCCCTACAATTCAATCATTGAAGTCAACGGAGTTTCTTTACGTAGCATCATCAATCAGGTGCTAGAGCGCTCCTACCAGTTCAATAGCCTGGTACGGGTTTCCCAAAATAGTGATCAGAGCTATCTAGTTCTGCAGCTGCCTGGGCTGCCTGGAGATACCGAGATTGATCATACCAGCGAAGCCTTGCTGCACTTTGATGAACTCTACGGACCACGCCTAGCGGACCTGATGAATCGTGGACTACAGCAACCAGAAGAACTCGCCGTCTACTTTCAGGAATTACAGTTCCAGCCAATGGGAGCACGCACGGTTCAGTATCACTGTAATTGCTCACAGGAACGCATGCTAGCAAACCTCCAATCGCTCTATATCAACGAAGGAAAAGCCCTCTTTGAACCGGGTCAGGCACACCTGGAAGTTACCTGCGAATACTGCAAGAGCCGCTTTGAAATTGCCCGAACAGAGATTGAAGCCATCCCACCGCTCTACAACTGA
- a CDS encoding exo-alpha-sialidase — translation MKQINSIIIEKLIQFSSQLVNQEKAKIIVPSNDQKKGYWFGGGNMISDELGHLWLIGRYRDHGDSRTGVGAGPRGLELSLFKSEDNASTFRKVMSWSKSALENDHLRVLSIEGSALNRLANGTWEIFFSVEKSREYPESLNDYQKPGTGVWSVGRITSNSLSDFHESLIDEIFICNEKFEHLHVKDPVVWGSKSDHILFCTHPFTWASGSTGYARRNTSNGFDIADWCIIEKGHSWDIATTRITSRLPLPQIGPFTDLAPCSIYFFDGAECMNELPQNTSGHQRPRGYSCEELGGIYFGFDQDFPALQKISILHPHFISPWGTGCSRYVDALVTNEGIHVSWQQSQKDQSQPLVHNFLSNKEISNLLS, via the coding sequence ATGAAACAAATTAATTCGATTATTATTGAAAAATTAATTCAATTTTCTTCTCAATTAGTTAATCAAGAAAAAGCTAAAATAATTGTACCATCAAATGATCAAAAAAAAGGCTATTGGTTTGGTGGTGGAAATATGATTTCAGATGAGCTTGGCCATTTGTGGTTGATAGGCAGGTACAGAGATCATGGAGATTCTCGAACAGGAGTGGGTGCTGGGCCTCGAGGTCTTGAACTCTCACTGTTTAAGTCCGAAGATAACGCAAGTACCTTTCGGAAAGTAATGAGTTGGTCTAAATCTGCTCTTGAAAATGATCACCTTAGAGTACTTTCGATTGAAGGATCAGCGCTTAATAGGCTTGCTAACGGCACTTGGGAAATATTCTTTTCTGTTGAGAAGTCACGTGAATATCCCGAAAGCCTAAATGATTATCAGAAGCCGGGTACTGGGGTCTGGTCTGTTGGTAGAATCACGTCTAATTCACTTTCTGATTTTCATGAATCATTGATCGATGAAATCTTCATATGTAATGAAAAGTTTGAACACTTGCATGTCAAAGACCCTGTAGTTTGGGGTTCAAAATCTGATCATATTCTCTTTTGTACTCATCCGTTCACTTGGGCTTCTGGTAGTACTGGTTATGCGAGAAGGAACACCTCCAATGGTTTTGACATTGCTGATTGGTGTATTATTGAGAAGGGTCATTCCTGGGATATTGCCACTACTCGTATCACCTCCAGACTTCCTTTACCTCAAATAGGTCCTTTCACAGATTTAGCACCGTGTTCCATTTACTTTTTTGATGGTGCTGAATGCATGAATGAACTACCCCAAAATACTTCTGGACATCAAAGGCCCCGGGGTTATTCCTGTGAAGAACTCGGTGGTATTTATTTTGGTTTTGATCAAGATTTCCCGGCTTTACAGAAGATTTCTATTCTCCATCCCCACTTTATCTCGCCGTGGGGTACTGGCTGTAGCCGTTATGTAGATGCACTTGTAACTAATGAGGGTATTCACGTCTCTTGGCAACAATCTCAGAAAGATCAATCCCAACCATTAGTTCATAACTTCCTTTCTAATAAAGAGATTTCTAACTTGCTCTCATGA